A segment of the Desulfobulbaceae bacterium genome:
CGAATCTGTTCCCTGATAAGATTGGGTTGCTTGCCTTGCAGGTAACTGATGCGGGCTGAGACATCATTTTCAACCTGAATACGGGTGTTAACTTCCAGCAGATACGGTTTACCGTCACGACTGACAATCCACTCCCAGGTGCCAACGTTGTCGTAACGCACATGGGCTGCCAGCTTCAAAGAATAATCCACAACCTGCTTAAGAACCTTTTCTGCATCAAAATCATATTCAAAGCAGGTTATATCAAAACCCGGAGCAGCCTCCAGCCGTTTTTGCCTGCCAGTACTTTGAATTGTGCAGTTCCTGGTTCCAAAGTGCAGTTGATCTCCGTGTTTACTGCAAACGAGTTGCACTTCCAGGTGATTATAATCTCTCAGGCACTGCTCAATAAGGACACCGGCATCACCAAACTGGCGCTTGGCATAATTCTGTACTTGTCGATACACACGTCGGAACTGCTCAATACGAAAGACCTCCTCAATACCCATACCACCACCACCGGCGGCAGCTTTCACAAGAATAGATGGTTTCTTGACGCCCTGTTCATTTTGCTCATCAAGAAGCTGGGCAGCGACCTCTTCGGCCTCCATCTCATTATAAATCGGCCCGTCAGTTCCGGGAATGGTGGGGATACCAAGCTTATTGGCGACACGCTTGGTATTTATTTTGTCACCAAGACTTTTAATTACTTCCCAGTTAGGGCCGATAAAGGTCAAAGAACGGTCCCTGATTGTTACCCGGCGCGCAAAACGGAAATCTTCCGAGAAAAATCCATAGCCCGGATGAATTGCAGTACAATTTGTATGGTCGGCAACAGACAGAATATCGTTAGGATCAGTATAGCTGGCAACACGCCAGGCTTTCTGGTGCTCACCCTGGCCATCCTGGTTGAGACGAACGTGCTGGGAGTCAGCATCAGCATCGGTGTAGATAACTATGTAATCAAGCCCCAGGTCCTTACAGGCATTCATGATCCGGACGGCTATTTCGCCACGATTGGCAATAAGTATTTTATCTTTCATTTATTTTTCAACTGTCTGCCGTTAGCTATTTGCTATCAGCAAAGAATATTTGCCGCAGATTCCCAATCAGACACCAGAGAATGTGCGTTCCATAAAAAAACCAACCCACTAAAGTGGTGAAATTACTATCGCGTGCCACCATACCACAACTAACACAAAATCTAAACATCCAAACAACCAATCGAGATAATCACTAAAAGCAGCTAAAAACACGCATAAAAATGTGCCTTGATATACTGATTTTGAATAAAGGCGTCAATTTATTTTATTTCGCCTTGACCTTTTGCCTAGAGCTTCATATTTATATCGTACTAATTTACATATCGAACCTCACGAACCACTGATTACACGTTCACAACAATCATTAAGAAACTTGAAATGGATAAAACCGCCGCCCCCGACTCCAACAGAACCTCCCTCATTCGCCGTTTCTTCGACCTTATAAAGCTTTCACAAGCACCAGACACTGCTAAAGACCTTGAGCATGAAATCCAGGAGCTTCTTGATGATGGTGAAGAGCAAGGCCTGATCACTTCACAGGAAGGTGAAATGATCAGCTCTATATTCGAGTTTCGTGAAACCTTGGCCAAAGAGATCATGACCCCGAAGACAGAAATGGTCTGCGCCCCATCATCAGCTACTGTTGACGAGATGATCGCCATAATTTCTGAAAAAGGTTTCACACGAATACCAATTTTCAGTCAATCCCCAGATCATATCACCGGTATCCTCCACGCCAAAAATCTCCTGAATTACTGTCGATGCGAAACAGTGGCGCCCACCGCCGGAGAGATGGTCAAACAGCCGCCAATTTTTGCCATGGAAAATGACAAGATAATCTCGCTGTTACGCACATTCAAAACCAAAAAAGTTCATATGGCGATTATCACTGATGAGTTCGG
Coding sequences within it:
- a CDS encoding acetyl-CoA carboxylase biotin carboxylase subunit encodes the protein MKDKILIANRGEIAVRIMNACKDLGLDYIVIYTDADADSQHVRLNQDGQGEHQKAWRVASYTDPNDILSVADHTNCTAIHPGYGFFSEDFRFARRVTIRDRSLTFIGPNWEVIKSLGDKINTKRVANKLGIPTIPGTDGPIYNEMEAEEVAAQLLDEQNEQGVKKPSILVKAAAGGGGMGIEEVFRIEQFRRVYRQVQNYAKRQFGDAGVLIEQCLRDYNHLEVQLVCSKHGDQLHFGTRNCTIQSTGRQKRLEAAPGFDITCFEYDFDAEKVLKQVVDYSLKLAAHVRYDNVGTWEWIVSRDGKPYLLEVNTRIQVENDVSARISYLQGKQPNLIREQIRLALGDTMGYAQKDIKFQGSSIELRMVAEDTHRGFAPWIGTITKFDFPQEDWAAVYTHVPFDRAYRIPSEYDPNLALVLVWGESMAEAKSRAANFLDRTVIAGENSKGDSIMTNLPYLRDNLDRLLTF